The following coding sequences lie in one Dunckerocampus dactyliophorus isolate RoL2022-P2 chromosome 4, RoL_Ddac_1.1, whole genome shotgun sequence genomic window:
- the angptl2b gene encoding angiopoietin-related protein 2b, translating into MDTPSMVLLGLLLAYGSVCQIQGSVSESHHSSTVAQEFESSDDGFEREFLYAGRSKRAPADQQQDKCSYTFIVPQQKVTGAICVNSKEPEAMLENRVNKEELELLNVELQKQKRQIETLQQLVEVDGGIVNEVKLLRKESRNMNSRVTQLYMQLLHEIIRKRDNALELAQMENKILNQTSEMQQLTSRYRDLEHKYQHLASLATNQSTLIALLEEQCQGRPPPRHVPVPQPRAQPPRPSPPLNKPYQPPVLPRINKPISNEIQNDQKSLPPPTMPTITHSPSSTDKPSGPFKDCLQALEEGHTNSDMYLLKPENANRLMQVWCDQRHDPGGWTVIQRRVDGSVNFFRNWETYKQGFGNIDGEYWLGLENIYWLTNQGNYKLLVTLEDWSGRKVFAEYASFRVEPEADFYKLRVGRYHGNAGDSLTWHNGKQFTTLDRDHDAYTGNCAHYQKGGWWYNSCAHSNLNGVWYRGGHYRSRYQDGVYWAEFRGGAYSLKKVIMMIRPNPNTFH; encoded by the exons ATGGATACCCCTTCAATGGTCCTGCTAGGGCTCCTTCTTGCATATGGATCTGTCTGTCAGATTCAGGGGAGTGTTTCAGAGAGCCACCACAGCAGTACAGTGGCTCAAGAATTTGAGAGTAGTGATGATGGCTTTGAAAGAGAATTTTTATATGCTGGAAGAAGCAAACGTGCTCCTGCGGACCAACAGCAGGACAAGTGCTCTTACACTTTCATTGTGCCACAACAAAAAGTGACAGGGGCTATCTGTGTCAACTCCAAGGAACCAGAGGCCATGCTGGAGAATCGGGTCAACAAGGAGGAGTTAGAGTTGCTGAATGTGGAGCTACAGAAACAAAAGAGGCAGATTGAGACTCTACAACAATTGGTAGAAGTAGATGGAGGCATTGTTAATGAGGTCAAGCTTCTGAGGAAAGAAAGCCGAAACATGAATTCTAGAGTTACACAGCTATATATGCAATTGCTTCATGAGATCATCCGGAAAAGGGACAATGCCCTTGAATTGGCTCAGATGGAGAACAAAATCCTTAACCAAACTTCAGAGATGCAACAACTCACCAGTCGGTACAGAGACTTGGAACATAAGTACCAGCACCTGGCTTCTTTGGCTACTAACCAGTCTACTCTTATTGCCCTGCTGGAGGAGCAGTGCCAGGGTCGACCTCCTCCCCGACATGTCCCTGTGCCACAGCCACGAGCTCAGCCACCTCGACCATCACCACCCCTCAACAAGCCTTACCAGCCACCAGTCCTACCTCGCATCAACAAACCAATCAGCAATGAGATACAGAATGATCAGAAGTCTCTTCCACCTCCAACTATGCCGACGATCACACACAGTCCATCTTCCACTGACAAACCCTCTG GTCCATTCAAGGACTGCCTGCAGGCTCTTGAAGAAGGTCACACCAACAGCGACATGTACTTGTTAAAACCAGAGAACGCCAATCGTCTAATGCAGGTGTGGTGTGACCAGAGACATGACCCAGGTGGCTGGACTGTAATCCAGAGGAGAGTGGATGGCTCTGTCAACTTTTTCAGGAACTGGGAGACATACAAG CAAGGGTTTGGAAATATCGATGGAGAGTACTGGCTCGGGCTGGAAAATATTTATTGGCTGACTAACCAGGGAAACTACAAACTGCTGGTAACACTGGAGGACTGGTCCGGCCGGAAAGTCTTTGCCGAGTACGCCAGCTTCCGAGTGGAACCCGAGGCTGACTTCTATAAGCTAAGGGTGGGTCGTTACCATGGCAACGCTGGCGACTCCCTCACTTGGCACAACGGGAAACAGTTCACAACACTGGATAGAGACCACGATGCTTATACAG GTAATTGTGCCCACTACCAGAAGGGAGGCTGGTGGTACAACTCTTGCGCCCATTCTAATTTAAATGGGGTCTGGTACAGAGGAGGACACTACCGAAGCCGCTACCAAGATGGAGTCTACTGGGCCGAGTTCAGAGGCGGAGCCTATTCCCTAAAGAAAGTGATCATGATGATCCGTCCAAACCCAAACACTTTCCACTAG